The DNA window ttagtaagttTAAGTAGGAAAAATATACTAAATAACTGCACACTATTACCGTAAGAAACAAccgataataaacttaacagtccccggtAACGGCGCCAAAAAACTTGATACTTgtaactcaataccgacgggtttatcccactcgcaagtgtacgtgccgactgatagtataatagtgaatagggtcgaatccacgaggactgtattaattaccaactaattactaacaatagtgtaaataaatatcagacgcttctaatattaactagcaataaaattgaaccaaatatcaatggatgaaaaactagcttgggtttggcttgccaactacctccacctatgcacacagattaatatgcaatcacataatttaaaagtttaacaatgtcaattgaaaggccttggtccagctgtagtcaattagatttccctaaacaacgatcctgactttggtccagttgcaagatcttttcttatcaaaggaggcttggttggtctatcctaagagtttcctaagacaagcataagcagtAGGAAATCGatagttgcacaatctaggataatggtctattacccaatcaattatgtcctatgttcccaaaacttggatcttacgcaagttcttgttacgtTGTCAAACGCCGGGTCATGGTccgccgaatatgtttaactaaaaattcctaaaattatgatgttgatcaggcatgcataacaataagaaataagcaatcaatctagagaacaaagaattaaacttagtctaattgtcaattaaatctgtgcacaaggtttatggtagaagaattaccaaaccctagctagaaaataatttagctacacatagtcataataaaaaccataaagatactcattaacaatgttcgaatcaatgggagaattgagatttgccgaagcttgatgtgcctcctctcctccttcttgccgtcacTCTTTGTCCAAATTAGGTTTCTGTTTTCACCCACTGCAGCGTGTATTCTTCCCAGCACATGAGTCCTtttatatagctttaaaaccATAAATTGGCCCAGCTATATTTGCCACACCAGCAACTTAAACGTGCAGACTAATTCCCGCGTTCTGCGGCCGTAATAGGTTGTAAATTTTgtccaatgccagctttacCCTCCAgtagtacctgttcataaaaataccaatatgggcagtattttgcactaaacaatctagaaaaataataactttaagcccagaaaaataggtgtattttacacctaacaagtACGAAACAGTTTGTCCTCCAGGAAAGTTGCAACCTCTACCTATCCCAAAACAGGTATAGGAGGACATTAGTCTGGATTTCATCACTTCCTTACCACTTTGTAGAGGAAAAACTGTCATAATGGTAGTAGTAGACAGATTGACAAAGTACAGTCACTTTGTAGCTCTAGCTCATCCTTACACTGCAGCTATGGTAGCTCAAATATTCATAGATAACATCTTTAAACCGCATGGGATGCCAGCTACGATTGTTAGTGACAGGGATTCCATATTTTTGAGTGCTTTCTGGAAAgaatttttcaaattacaaggtTCCAAGTTGTGTATGAGTTTTGGTTATCATCCAAAAAGTGATGGCCAGACTGAAGTGGTTAACATGTGTGTTGAAACATACTTGAGATGCTTCACAAGCTTGCAGCCAAGGAAATGGGTCCAGTGGCTATCATGGGCGGAGTGGAGTTATAACACTTCATATCACACATCTGCCAAGGCTACACCATTTGAATTAGTCTATGGCTGGCTATCCTCCTCCTCATGTCATTACATATGAGGTAGGAACTGCTAAATTGGATTTCTTGGAAAAAGCATATTGGTAGAAAGAGATAATATGCTAGATTTGCTGAAGAATAACTTGTAGAAAGCTCAAGTAAGGATGAAGCACCAAGCTGACAAACACAGGTCAGAGAGGGAATTCAAGGAGGGAGATTTGGTGTATTTGAAGCTGACTCCATATCAATTGCCTTCTCTTACAGCACATTCTTTTACTAAGCTGCATCCGAagttttatgggccatttgagGTTTTGTCAAGAATTGGTAAGGTTGCCTACAAATTAAAGTTACCTGAAGATTCAAAGGTGCATCCAGTATTTCACGTGAGCTGCTTAAAACAACATATAGGTCCAGCGGTGAAGCCAAGTACAACTTTGCCTACTGTGACTGATATTGGATTGGTACAACAATTTCCTCAAGCTGTATTGCAGAGAAGAATATACAAGAAAGGAGCTACTGCAGGAACTCAAGTGTTGGTTCATTGGACTGGACATCAAGTGGAGGAGACCACCTGAGAGGATCATGAAGAATTTGTAAAGAAATATCCTACTTTGGTATTTTAAAAAGTGTTTAGTAACCTTGGGGACAAGTTTTGTCTTTAAGGGAGGGATATTGATATGATCTGTGGCATAATTGTAATTAGTCTTTGTTTAGCAGTTAAGGGCGGTTACTGATTAGTTACTTTGCTGTTAACTTTCTGTTAACTTGCTGATATGGTCCAGTCTGTTATAATGTCTGTTAGTCTTGTGCCAGCTAGGGAGAATATCACGTTGGTATTGGTTTGTATATAGTTACTCCTCCTTCCTGTTGAGAGAGTAAATGAAATAATACAAGTTCTATTCTGGTAATTTCCTCCGTACTTTCCATTCCTATTTCCTCTTGCTTGGTCTAGGTTGAAGGAGGCTATCAAAAGAAGACAACAAGTTTAGGTTGAATTCGACGGTGGCTGCTGGCGACAGGCTGGCCAAAATAGCTGGTCGGAGATGGTTGGCCAGAGGTGGCAGAATTGTGGTGAGGGTAACCGTGGGAGGAGTGAACAAAAAATAGCAAAAGAGTGAAAAGTTAGACCTGTGTCGTGCATTAGGTTTtgctttaggtttttttttctctctttttttttccaaaaagtcTATTGTGACCTTTAGTTTCAAGAAATTACAACTATACCATCTGCGTAATTACAAGTTTACCAGTAATATTCTTTTATGATTTAAGtctatttaatttaatatatatatatatatatttaaaatgtaCAAGTATAATTCTACACTACTATATGGCTCAATGGATGATACTATTAAGAATACTTGTCCGCTTTAACGGTCTCACAAATACGAGGTATTACAAAGACAACAGATCTCTGATGTACCAGCCGTAAATTAATTgggccttttcttttcttttccatttctaAAAACAATTAATTGGTCTTTCTAATACATAAATGAGCGTGGCTTTCTAGCTACTTGAGTATTTTATCGGAGTATAAAGCCCAGGCTCTTGTgaattttttcaataaattcGAAATGAGAGATTCAATcacacaaaagaaaacataGCATGCAGTGAGGATGATGGAGAGACCTAATAAGAAAACTTTCACAACAGCATTTGTAATTAAACTTTTTACCAAGTACCAATAGCATTTGTCGAAGTACATGTGACCTTTCAGTCCCAataacaactatatatataaaaggaagGTGGGAGATGGCACCCATCCTAGTTTAATCCCAATAAAACCTCTTACATTGCATGTTAAACGCCCACGAATCACATGTAGACAAAAAATTAATTCCAGAAAGAAGAGTCATATGACAGAATGCCGTGCAGTGAAAAACCGATTGGCATTTTGTcattcaaaattaaacaaatgaAGGTCATCAGGAAATATTGAAAATGGAAGGACTAGATCATTACTGGCACATGAAGCCCATCATAGCTCAGTTGCACATCGAGGCCCTCCGTCTCCATCAACTTTGCAAGATCTTCATTCACTTTTTCATGATCCATCAAATGCATCATACCTTGATCATATGCAAGCACAGAAATAGAAGCCTATGTTAATTCAATCCAACCTGCTGAAAAGAACAGACTATGGCTCCATTTAAcaacaattaacaataatcataatattattttcaacccttcaaacttcaaacatatattACCGCAAGCTGGAGCCTCCAGTGACGCATACATCATGGTGATGATGGACAAtaggggaaagaaaaaagaaagcagtGATAGGAGGCATTGGCTTGTGTGATTCCGAACAACCACCACCATAGATAACAAGTGACTATCGGGGCGCTACCCCAGCTGAGATGGTAGCGCATCCCCCATGACCGTGAGGTCATAGGTTCCACACCCCCCAGTTGTACACAATACCACCTCCACACATTGCCTGGTACCAGCCTAGACAGTCTGGAACCAAAGCACAAATAGAACAACTACAACGCACATCCCCAAGCTCACCCACCAATTGTCTGTCAAAATCCATCACTGTAGCACTTTAGGGTCAGATGAGTTTCCTTTTCAATTCTTTATTACATTCTTTTCTTCAATTCTAAATTCTTTATTACATTCTGATAGAAGTATTTTGGGAGATCAGATGAGTTTCCTTTTGAATGCATTCTAAACTTCAAAATCTTCTTTTACTAAAAGCTTTAAGGTCAAACACTGGAAAGAGTTTTATCAAGAAACTGCAAAACTGAGGAAACTAGAAATTCAGATAAGTGTGTCAGTGAATGAGTTTCATGCATGATTTATGGGTGCTATTGCATTTTGATCTTTCAAACTTTTGTAATTCAGTAAATCCAATTACAAAAATCTTCAGCACGATGAAGAGGAGGCCTAATGATGCCAGTAACAAACACTCTCAGGGGAAAATCAGTTTATAGCTTCAAGGAGGGAGGAGAATCATATGAAAAGAGAAACTACAAAGCATGAACCAGTTAAATTATTCTTATGCCAAATAAAAAGCTACATGAGGGGGGGCCTAAACATACCAGTGAAAAGTGTTCCCCTTGGCTGGATTTTCCGTACTTCTTCCAAAGCCTAAGCAAAAAGCACTGTATAAACGTCACATAGTAGAGGATACCCAAAACCAGAAGCCTAATCTCACCCTAGGAAGTCCAAAATGAGTTGATGACGATTGATCTGGCCGTAAGGCATCCTAAGAAACATtcaaaacataaacacaaaagaaCAAAGATTCGGATACTGGAATAACTCAGAGAAAGAGATAAAGAGGAACAGAGACTGGGGCACACCAGGATCAGGATATCACAGTCCTTCAGGAGAGGATAAGTTTCTTCAGGTATTTCACTGACATCACTGCATAAGCGAAGGAAAACTCAGCTCCAACATCTCTCATTAGAAGGGAATCCattaaaatttacaaaaaaaataaaaaataaaagaaaaggttgaTCTTAATTTCAAAAGCTTTTGAGCATTACCTAATATAACAAACATTGCCAAAACGAAAACCAAGGGAGCGATAACCACGGCCACGCCACACAGGTAATGGCGTAAACTGAAGCATAGTatcagaagagaagaaaatggtaTTAGAGTCAAATTATAacattcattgatattcatttgacaatCATACTTTACTTCGAGAAAATATGATAATAATAACGCAGGTAAGTTATCTAAATGCCTTCAAAGATAAGATTGCATTTCAAGCTCAAGGTTCCCCTTTTTCTTAGTAGTTTATGCTCATGAATATTATTTCATAAACAGGTCTTAAAAGGGAAGCTGGAACATATTGCATTTTCCTATAACTATTGAAACATGTGTGGAAAATCTTATGCTGTCCAGATGTACCTAAATCACAGTAAAAAATTATGACAAGCTGAAGATCAAATCAAATGACCAGAAAATGTGCAACTCATGTGTAAGATTTAATGATGCGAAAATTATCTCAGATCTGCATGTCCCTGTATCAAATTGTTTCTGTTTTATCAGCAGGATTGCGTTGATTGAGGCGTTACATGCATCCAGGAAAGAGTGGATCAAAATCCTCTATCTTCGTTTCTTCTATTATGCTTCTCTATTTGAGGAGAACCATAAGAAGGCACAAATGGACCTGGTCACGCATTaggtaaaataattttttgattcAACTGAATTATTTTTTCTTGGCTAGAGCAGTGTTTCCATAATGTAAGTCGGAGAATATATATGTAATGGACTTAGCCATATTTTCCAAAATTATTGGAAACACAAGTAATAGAGGCGAGGAGGACACTCTTCACTTATTCTGGTCCCTAATTCTTCTACTTCCACAATCTTCTTACAAAATCGCTAATATACCAACTTGGTATGGGGGAGAGGTAACCTTCTGACTACTTTTCTTCCTCCATAATCATCCATACACAAGGGCGGAGGTAGGAAATTTTCCATCCTAGGCTACCAAGTATCAATCATATACACTAAAAGTTGTTCCACCAAGATCAATCATCAATTCAAAAATCATACATAGTAGCGATGTTCAAAGGTACATAAACAtataagaaaaaatgaaaacaaaacacaCTATCTAAGCTGCAGCCTTCGATGCTTTGTAGAATAGAATTCGTCTATTATCGAATCTGAATCGATATCTTCAACAAGCTCTCGTTCGATGTAAATCATCATAGAATCTGCTAAAAACTCCTCTTCCATTTTATTGCGAAGAGCAGTTTTAACATGTTTCATAGCTGAAAATGCTCGTTCTGTCGTGGCAGTGGAAACAGGTAGAGTCAAAACAAGACGAATCAATCTGTCAATCAAATTATAATGCTGCAACTTACTTGTTTCAACTAATCCGCGACACAATTCAGTCATGGTAGACATATTTTGAAAGCTCTTATGATGGAGCACATCAATTTTATAATGATTAAGCTGACATCTCAAATAATGCATTTCCTGCTCACTGAAATCTTCTGGATAAAATTTCTCAGCAAGCTTGCAAATATCATCAACTTTGAATGATTTAAAATTGTCCTTCGGCTCTAAAGCAGAGCTAAGTATAAGGAGTTCCACTGCTCCATCACTAAATTTGGAATTCAACTCTTCATGCTGAAAATCTATTGCTGAATTAAACACATCAAAATGATAGTGTTGGCAAACTGTCATCAAAACGCTCTCGTAAGAAACCATGACTGTCAACAAATCTCAAAACAATAGCCATCTGCTCTTTATTTGATGCATCTTTGGCTTCATCAACCAAAATACAGAACTTTGCATCTCCAACTTCTTCACGAATTTTTCTTCTAACTTGGTTTCCAAGAATATGCAAAATTTCTTTCTGAATAGTCGGTGAAGTATATTTAGCATTTTTTGGAGCTTTATCTAAGACTACATCACCGATGTTAACATTCAATCGGCCCATAAGTCTTATCATCTCTATAAAATTACCATGATTGCTAGAAGTTTGAGATTCATCATGACCTCTAAATGCACAAGTTTGCAAGCTAAGCCACTTTATACTCTCAATTGTTGCCGTAAGTCGCAACCGATTCTTCTGAACTTCTTCTACAGTTTGTGCATTCAACACTTTGTCAATATGTCCAGTTACTTTCATTAAGTCTTCAACACATTTCACTGCAATCCTATGTGGTGAAGTAGGACCTCCCACATGCATCAAAAATGCACATCTAACTCCATCATTAACCCTTTTCCAACTATTAAATCCTTCAGTAATGAATGCATGATGGAGAGGCActttattttgaaaaacaaagcatGGAAAACAAAATGCTGCATCCTTTGATGGAGAGTACTCTAACCAAAAAAAGCATTCAAACCACGAATATTGAAATTTACGGTTTTGTGACCCTGATTTAGTCCTTCGGTACTCTGCCAACTTAGGTTGATACGGACCCATTTTGATATAAGCTCTCCTAATTTCATCTCGTTGATTAATGGGATGTTGCCATATAGGGATCCGAATCCCAGGATCCCGTTCAAGAGTACTAAGATCAATTTCAACTCTTCGAGATTTGGAAAGGGGTAGTTGGTGATTTGAGATATCAACATTAGATGGAGAATGCCCTTTACTGGTTGATGCACTTTCTCTTGGTTTAAAGAATGAAAACAAAGTTTTTTCTCTCTTGCTTCCTTGACTTTCCATTGTGACTTATTCAAATTGAAATCCCCAAAACCTAAAAGTTCATAAATTACCttcaaattgaaattctcaaaaCCTAAAAATAAAGTAAAGTAAAGTTTAGAAATtaccttcaaaattcaaatgatTCACTCTCAATGTCGTCAACAAGCCTTGCTTCCAACTTCCGACTTCCAAGACTTGTAGCTGTCGCCTGCTGAGCTGGTCCGCTGGAGGCTGGAGCTTGGATGGCTGGAGGACCTGCAAGTCTGCAAAAGTTGGAGCTAGAATGGAGGGCACGCTGCAAGAGTGTAAGTTGTAACAATTGGGGCTAGGGCCTAGGTGGAGCATAGAATTTGGGCTTTTGTTTGTTGGGTTACTAAGTTATTTGGgtattatgtttaaatattgGGCTGGGCTATTAAATATATCTAAGTACTAAATATTTGTCAAAAATTTCACCCGGGCTGCAGCCCACCCAAGCCCATATGTGGCTCCGCCTCTGTCCATACACGAAGCATCACCTGCATGTGAGAACGACTGACTCGTAGCAATCTGTGAAAATCCTCGACTCCAGCCATTTCTGATCATCAAACAAACAAGACAACACCGATAGGCCCTTAGAACTTCTACATCTCACCTCAGATATTCTTAAATGTACTCTTATGCATGGCAGCTCTAGCAATGACCCAACCCaatgttggaccaaaggtcatacattttaattttgatgatctaatattattgtgctatttgattacatccactatgtgatgaatttaagattgaatttgacattggtttaaacctacttgtgaactcactgatcatttttatatcaaataaattcggattaagctgaaatttggtagagacattatttacattataataaacatttttcatgaagacatgattaagaaattttgactttttcttgctCAAAATCGTTGCCCAAATATCTGTCCGAAATTGCTGCGCAAAGTTATTAtccgattgatttatgtgacttattatatgactatataatatttatttgagctggaaacttacatgcacattattctatatatgttatgatattatatgcttagattttaattatttaatatcaattaacctatggttcaagcatgaaactCAAATGAGTTTACAAGTAAATTTTCAGGAATGTTGAGAGGGACTTCATCGAGAGTTCATTataaaatgtttcgttacataTACAAGAAGTGTGATCTATATTAAAGAGGATGATTCAGTTTCCATGAGAAATTTTTGACTTGGTGATATTTTAGAGATTAAAAGCAAAAGGTTTACTTTTCTTATTTGTTGTCCGAAGTCATGGAGAGCTGGAGGTCAATATCTCATAAAGGAAATCTCCTGCTTGTGCTGCCAAATTACAGAGACTAAATGGAAAGATAGTTGGCCggcatttgatttcaaatgaagaaagacttaccatattTGAAGCCACTAAGCCAAGAATTATGGAGAATGATATCAAGTTTTATATGGTGCATGTCAAGTCTGATCTAAGaaggaaacaaatcaagaagTTTCCTAATCTACATGGAGGTGAATTAGTCTTCGACAAAAAGAAAGATCTTTGAAGCATATGCTCTTTAAGAAGCCAAGTTTCTATGTTAAGAAGGTGAATCAGACTTTGGTTATTAAAGGAAGTAAATCAAGAAAGGTTTCCTATTCTCTATGGAACCTAATCAAAGTAAAAGTGAATATTACCATTTCCTATTTGAAAGAGCTAAACGTGGGGTTAATTGTTGAATCAAATGGAAGTAATTGAAGGAGCAAATCAAAGCTATTATTTCAAGAATCAAATCACCGAAGATCAAGAGGCAATCAAGGAGTCCTTGTGGACTATAAAAGGAGCTCTTGGGACGCCATCAAAGATATAAGAAAGTGTTAGAATTATCCAAGTTATttgctctcaatttctcacccaagctcatataatattcttctatcttCCTTCAcagtttgcttagtgcaaacacaggtgtgaagaactaaatctttattgttcatcttcaccgattgctattgcaattccaggtgtgaagaatcttctcttcttgtgagctcttctaaactcaaatccTATTTTCTAGCCGtgagcctcactttaaaatctcttgagagttcctcctagtttgttgagtgcaaacactgagtgagtgaatcattgagcctatctttgtaaaacccaaaccggatactatatttgtgagattttggaagagttggggtaattttgaaacccttgtgtaagagttttgtgaagctcttgaaaagccacatcttagtggaggttggaaaatcctaggtggtgaacctaggtagtagacgtaggagaagggtctccgaactactataaattacttgTGTGCTCTTAacttgctttacttttacaggtttcattaactcttctaatctaacataacttgctttattttatttactttatattattgtttattttgttcatattgctattgtcctgtaaa is part of the Tripterygium wilfordii isolate XIE 37 chromosome 7, ASM1340144v1, whole genome shotgun sequence genome and encodes:
- the LOC120001664 gene encoding putative hydrolase C777.06c — protein: MWQVMKKTHYYLVDTSVITPGAAVSELQFNVINEEPFVVHNLQFTPLPVWRGRGYRSLGFRFGNVCYISDVSEIPEETYPLLKDCDILILDALRPDQSSSTHFGLPRALEEVRKIQPRGTLFTGMMHLMDHEKVNEDLAKLMETEGLDVQLSYDGLHVPVMI